The following are from one region of the Camelus ferus isolate YT-003-E chromosome 13, BCGSAC_Cfer_1.0, whole genome shotgun sequence genome:
- the STMN1 gene encoding stathmin: MASSDIQVKELEKRASGQAFELILSPRSKESVPEFPLSPPKKKDLSLEEIQKKLEAAEERRKSHEAEVLKQLAEKREHEKEVLQKAIEENNNFSKMAEEKLTHKMEANKENREAQMAAKLERLREKDKHIEEVRKNKESKDPADETEAD; this comes from the exons ATGGCTTCTTCTG ATATCCAGGTGAAGGAACTGGAGAAGCGTGCCTCAGGCCAGGCTTTTGAGCTGATTCTTAGCCCTCGATCAAAAGAATCCGTCCCAgaatttcccctttcccctccaaaGAAGAAGGACCTTTCCCTGGAGGAAATTCAGAAGAAACtagaagctgcagaagaaagacGCAAG TCCCATGAAGCTGAGGTCTTGAAGCAGCTTGCTGAGAAACGAGAGCACGAGAAGGAAGTGCTTCAGAAAGCAATCGAAGAGAACAACAACTTCAGTAAAATGGCGGAAGAGAAGCTGACCCACAAGATGGAAGCCAACAAAGAGAACCGTGAGGCGCAGATGGCTGCCAAGCTGGAGCGTTTGCGAGAGAAG GACAAGCACATTGAGGAAGTGCGGAAGAACAAAGAATCCAAAGATCCTGCTGATGAGACTGAAGCTGACTAA